A stretch of the Deltaproteobacteria bacterium genome encodes the following:
- a CDS encoding MFS transporter has translation MAAPNEQPKPDRRAVYSVDQFLTLYAPAFIFALGASIATPVIPVFAKSFDTGFGVASLVIVIHALGGLFAALPTGFLLDKFGRRPVLFIGPTVMALSSILTAVASSFPELLVYRFIGGWAMEMWRQARLAVVADRSRRSQRGRQLTGMVGVEASGRLIGPAVGGFLAAWSIRTPFVVHGILALLAIVPSFFLVKETAPLANRRGAQNDDAPLSNRELWRMIRDGGLVGFFPAQFFASMTRGVLWGGTLLLYATFAYGTSAQLLGGLATAASVIGIPVTLSCGYLMDRFGRKTTMVPGFTLIALGLLFLACGAQWHWSLVSFIAGFFWVHGGHSVTSGSMQVIGSDMAPANARGRFFGIWRLVGEIGALVSPLLFAFVAEHFAYSAAFALFALCSFATALLLAFSVKETRHSGRRSEDS, from the coding sequence ATGGCAGCTCCCAACGAACAGCCGAAGCCCGATAGGCGCGCGGTCTACTCAGTCGATCAATTTCTCACGCTCTACGCACCGGCGTTCATCTTCGCCTTAGGCGCGAGCATTGCAACTCCAGTCATCCCGGTTTTCGCAAAATCCTTCGACACCGGCTTCGGCGTCGCGTCGCTGGTTATCGTCATACACGCGTTGGGCGGGCTTTTCGCCGCACTGCCCACCGGTTTTTTACTCGACAAATTTGGCCGGCGGCCGGTGCTATTCATCGGCCCTACGGTGATGGCGCTGTCCTCTATTCTCACCGCGGTCGCGAGTTCTTTCCCGGAGCTGCTCGTCTACCGTTTTATCGGCGGTTGGGCGATGGAGATGTGGCGCCAGGCGCGGCTTGCGGTCGTCGCCGATCGTAGCCGGCGCAGCCAACGCGGCCGGCAGCTGACCGGCATGGTAGGCGTCGAAGCCTCGGGCCGCCTTATCGGTCCGGCGGTTGGCGGTTTCTTAGCGGCGTGGAGCATTCGCACGCCGTTCGTCGTCCACGGCATTTTGGCATTGCTGGCAATTGTCCCGAGCTTTTTTCTCGTCAAAGAAACCGCGCCTCTGGCCAATCGCCGTGGCGCACAGAATGACGACGCGCCGCTCAGCAACCGTGAGCTCTGGCGCATGATTCGCGACGGTGGCTTGGTCGGGTTTTTTCCCGCCCAGTTTTTCGCGTCGATGACCCGCGGTGTGCTTTGGGGCGGCACGCTGCTGCTCTACGCCACGTTTGCCTACGGCACCAGCGCGCAACTGCTAGGCGGGCTCGCCACAGCGGCCAGCGTTATCGGCATACCGGTCACGCTTTCTTGCGGCTACTTGATGGACCGCTTCGGCCGCAAGACCACGATGGTGCCTGGTTTTACCCTGATCGCGCTGGGCCTTTTGTTCCTCGCGTGCGGGGCCCAATGGCACTGGAGCCTCGTCAGTTTCATCGCCGGTTTCTTCTGGGTCCACGGTGGCCACAGTGTGACCTCGGGCAGCATGCAGGTGATCGGCTCCGACATGGCGCCGGCCAACGCCCGCGGCCGCTTCTTTGGCATTTGGCGGCTGGTCGGCGAGATCGGCGCCCTGGTCAGCCCGCTGTTGTTCGCCTTCGTCGCCGAACACTTTGCCTACAGCGCCGCTTTCGCGCTCTTTGCCCTCTGCTCTTTCGCCACCGCCCTGCTGCTCGCCTTTTCAGTCAAAGAGACGCGCCATTCGGGACGGCGCAGTGAAGATAGCTGA
- a CDS encoding enoyl-CoA hydratase/isomerase family protein has protein sequence MADPILKQKDGDITTITLNRPEDGNKQSDDTWAQCTEMLNTAAKESRAIVFRGAGADFCLGRAAMGQAGPVLEAYQVRERADIIFNLYGAFRNSKVPIIGVVQGRASGLGCALAALCDITLASDKARFSFPEMAHKIMPTIAFSALVDRMPRKAATFMIYSTQEIDAHKALSFGLVSNVVAAGELQGSVTTLVDHFKKGPMAAILAAKEYARQAFDMSVPAATDYARSLHATVNSYSGMRG, from the coding sequence ATGGCAGACCCGATTCTCAAACAAAAAGACGGTGACATCACAACCATCACACTCAATCGTCCTGAAGACGGCAACAAACAGTCCGACGACACTTGGGCGCAATGCACCGAGATGCTCAACACCGCGGCGAAAGAGTCGCGGGCGATCGTCTTTCGCGGCGCTGGCGCTGACTTCTGCTTAGGACGGGCGGCGATGGGGCAGGCCGGGCCGGTGCTCGAAGCCTATCAGGTGCGTGAACGGGCCGATATTATTTTCAATCTCTACGGCGCCTTTCGCAATTCCAAAGTGCCGATCATCGGCGTCGTGCAAGGCCGCGCCTCAGGGTTAGGCTGCGCGTTGGCAGCGCTGTGCGACATTACTTTAGCGAGTGACAAAGCGCGTTTTTCGTTTCCCGAGATGGCGCACAAGATCATGCCAACGATTGCCTTCTCGGCGTTGGTCGATCGCATGCCGCGCAAGGCCGCGACGTTTATGATCTATTCGACGCAGGAGATCGATGCCCATAAGGCTTTGAGCTTCGGGTTGGTCAGCAACGTAGTTGCCGCAGGTGAACTGCAAGGATCGGTCACGACTCTCGTCGATCATTTCAAGAAAGGACCGATGGCGGCGATCCTTGCGGCCAAAGAGTACGCGCGTCAAGCCTTCGATATGAGTGTGCCGGCCGCCACCGACTACGCGCGCAGTTTGCATGCGACGGTGAATAGTTATTCGGGCATGCGTGGATGA
- a CDS encoding response regulator: protein MWHRLSFRAKLVLSGVLVLVAAIALLTWNTVRLIDDYVLKRFQERVRQDQPMFNAALSGPMAQRDYATVQAILREARSAQGFAYLIVCDTAQRFIAYEGWQPSEGLPNVAMAQPSVGVNGSKRFDFDMPLQLAGQPLGQLKFGLDATVIDEARDQLLQRALIVGVGCLFLFSLLLAAVAFFLTRPLAKLAAASRQINAGNYNIDLAPAGQDEVGALTEDFRRMAAEVERRMGELTASEALQRRYRAEAEQREAELVVANQAKSSFLANMSHEIRTPINGVIGMSDLLSRTSLSTDQSEYVDTIRLCGSGLLTVINDILDFSKIESGNMVLELAPFNLADCIGSAFRIVGASAREKQVELRYGIAAEVAQAIVGDATRLRQVLINLVGNAIKFTERGEVFVQVARAVHDSEVLEFAVRDTGIGIDEAAQRELFQPFHQVDASTARRYGGTGLGLAISKRLVELMGGAIGVESTPGKGSTFRFTLRVANATPQALAVAPVAIKGSERKRLDHLRVLVAEDNAINLRLLSLMLDQLGVRADFAGNGREVLDRLNANAYDVILMDVQMPEMDGLAATRRIRASGGNPISPFIIAVSANVLPADRQTYLAAGMNGLLSKPLTLAQLRTALGDAGAARGDGSEGSGASNKPAELVGGDLIDWQHFAEVSAMLRSSGAFGSLPELVRELTASVEAFAAQLRASKAAGVDDALARAAHSLKGASLGLGAQALGRCYAELQQLAKAGRQQEIASLLDANQPMIETSLRLLHQAADNPPPPSSAQRDEL, encoded by the coding sequence ATGTGGCACCGACTCAGCTTTCGCGCAAAGCTGGTCTTGTCGGGTGTCTTGGTGCTTGTCGCCGCAATCGCTCTGCTCACCTGGAACACGGTCCGGTTGATCGACGATTATGTCCTCAAGCGGTTCCAAGAACGGGTCAGACAAGATCAGCCGATGTTTAACGCCGCCCTATCGGGGCCAATGGCACAGCGCGACTATGCCACGGTCCAGGCGATTCTGCGCGAGGCGCGCTCGGCGCAGGGTTTCGCCTATCTGATCGTGTGCGACACCGCGCAGCGCTTCATCGCCTACGAGGGCTGGCAGCCTTCGGAAGGTTTGCCCAATGTGGCAATGGCGCAGCCCTCCGTTGGCGTCAATGGCAGCAAGCGGTTCGACTTCGACATGCCGCTTCAGCTAGCGGGCCAGCCCCTGGGTCAACTCAAATTTGGGCTTGACGCCACGGTGATCGACGAAGCGCGCGACCAGCTGTTGCAGCGCGCCCTGATTGTCGGGGTCGGTTGCCTGTTCTTGTTTTCGCTGCTGTTGGCGGCGGTGGCGTTTTTCTTGACCCGGCCGTTGGCCAAGCTGGCGGCAGCGAGCCGGCAGATCAACGCCGGCAATTACAACATTGACCTTGCTCCCGCCGGACAGGATGAAGTCGGCGCGCTGACGGAGGACTTTCGCCGCATGGCGGCGGAGGTGGAGCGCCGTATGGGCGAGCTCACCGCCAGCGAAGCGCTGCAGCGCCGTTATCGCGCCGAAGCCGAACAGCGGGAGGCGGAATTGGTCGTCGCGAACCAGGCCAAGTCCAGTTTCCTCGCCAACATGAGCCATGAGATCCGCACGCCAATAAATGGCGTTATCGGCATGAGCGATCTGCTTTCGCGCACCTCGCTAAGCACTGACCAGTCGGAGTACGTCGATACCATTCGTTTGTGCGGTAGCGGCTTGTTGACGGTGATCAACGATATTCTGGATTTCTCAAAGATCGAGTCTGGCAACATGGTGTTGGAGCTGGCCCCCTTCAATTTGGCTGACTGCATCGGGTCGGCGTTTCGCATCGTCGGCGCCTCCGCAAGGGAAAAGCAGGTCGAGCTGCGTTACGGAATAGCGGCGGAGGTAGCGCAAGCGATCGTCGGCGACGCGACTCGCTTGCGGCAGGTGCTCATCAATCTGGTGGGCAACGCGATCAAGTTTACCGAACGCGGCGAAGTCTTTGTCCAGGTTGCGCGCGCGGTGCACGATAGCGAGGTTTTGGAATTCGCCGTGCGCGATACCGGCATCGGCATCGACGAAGCTGCGCAGCGTGAACTGTTTCAACCGTTTCATCAAGTCGACGCCAGCACGGCACGGCGCTACGGCGGCACTGGCCTTGGGTTAGCCATTAGCAAGCGCCTGGTGGAGCTGATGGGCGGAGCGATCGGCGTGGAGAGCACGCCGGGCAAGGGGTCGACGTTTCGCTTCACCCTTCGTGTCGCAAACGCAACGCCGCAAGCGTTGGCGGTGGCGCCGGTGGCCATCAAGGGCTCCGAGCGCAAGCGCTTGGACCACCTTCGTGTTCTAGTGGCTGAAGACAACGCGATCAACCTGCGCTTGCTCTCGTTAATGCTTGACCAGCTGGGTGTGCGAGCGGATTTTGCCGGCAATGGTCGCGAAGTGCTCGACCGCCTAAATGCAAACGCTTACGACGTGATTTTGATGGACGTTCAGATGCCGGAGATGGACGGTTTAGCGGCAACGCGGCGCATTCGCGCGTCGGGAGGCAACCCGATTTCGCCCTTTATCATTGCGGTTAGCGCCAATGTGCTGCCGGCCGATCGGCAGACTTACCTCGCCGCCGGCATGAACGGTTTGCTCAGCAAACCGCTTACTTTGGCGCAGCTGCGTACCGCGCTCGGCGACGCCGGCGCGGCGCGCGGCGATGGGAGCGAGGGCAGCGGCGCTAGCAACAAGCCGGCGGAGCTCGTCGGCGGTGACCTGATCGATTGGCAGCACTTTGCAGAGGTCTCAGCGATGCTGCGCTCCTCCGGCGCCTTCGGTTCGTTGCCAGAGCTGGTGCGCGAATTAACAGCCAGCGTCGAAGCATTCGCCGCACAGTTGCGGGCGTCAAAAGCGGCAGGTGTCGATGACGCGCTGGCGCGCGCCGCCCATTCGCTCAAAGGCGCGAGCCTCGGCCTCGGCGCGCAAGCCCTCGGCCGCTGTTATGCGGAACTGCAGCAGCTGGCCAAAGCCGGCCGGCAACAAGAAATCGCCAGCCTTCTCGACGCGAACCAGCCGATGATCGAAACCTCGCTACGGTTATTGCATCAAGCCGCCGACAACCCGCCGCCGCCCTCCAGCGCGCAGCGCGACGAACTGTGA
- a CDS encoding 4Fe-4S dicluster domain-containing protein: MPYVITDLCTNDGACVEVCPVACIHTKPGAPQFYIDPEVCIDCEQCEIVCPVDAIFKDVDIPAKYTDFIEVNAAFFRQNKAAIGPVPFETAWAMIKSAHEYAQMVGAAVTAVVVDEAGAPIAVGKMDKADPMTAELAFNKAYTAAALHVATATLTAQARDPQMRSLSIASRGKILPAVGALPIINGVTIVGAIGVAGMARPEQDGLCCRAGLSVWENAGH; the protein is encoded by the coding sequence ATGCCCTACGTAATCACCGACCTCTGCACCAACGACGGCGCTTGCGTCGAAGTTTGCCCGGTGGCGTGCATTCATACCAAACCCGGCGCGCCGCAATTCTATATAGACCCCGAAGTCTGCATCGACTGCGAGCAGTGTGAGATTGTCTGCCCGGTGGATGCGATTTTCAAAGACGTCGATATCCCGGCGAAGTACACCGACTTCATTGAAGTCAACGCGGCTTTCTTCCGCCAGAACAAGGCCGCCATCGGGCCAGTGCCGTTCGAGACGGCCTGGGCGATGATCAAGTCTGCGCACGAATATGCGCAGATGGTCGGCGCTGCGGTGACTGCGGTTGTCGTCGATGAAGCGGGCGCGCCGATCGCCGTCGGCAAGATGGACAAGGCCGATCCGATGACGGCCGAGTTGGCATTTAACAAAGCCTATACGGCCGCCGCGCTGCACGTCGCCACTGCGACACTAACGGCGCAGGCACGCGACCCGCAGATGCGCAGCTTGTCGATTGCTTCGCGCGGCAAGATTTTGCCTGCCGTCGGCGCGCTGCCGATTATCAACGGCGTGACCATTGTCGGTGCCATCGGCGTTGCCGGAATGGCTCGGCCGGAACAGGACGGGCTGTGCTGCCGCGCGGGGCTGTCGGTGTGGGAAAACGCGGGGCATTAG
- a CDS encoding response regulator encodes MNARLTYPAVPGSQLQAAPLWPRVLLVEDVAISQVLAAETLKALACAVVIVGDGEAAVERVAREKFDLILMDCELPGIDGLEAAQLIRCELLAAGSASPPIIAFTGNDEHDYRQGCLLAGMSGFLNKPLNLSGLSEILRHHLPGYDLPDSLPTAAFPTQQSLDGAPLTSEPVIDRKALDAIRALQRPDAPNLVAQVINKFFLHASKLLHDLERALRDGDAAAVRDAAHGLKSSAATVGAIALAAQSRRMEAVARQNDFVAAGQSLAQLLIEHDKAFKALNRESNELER; translated from the coding sequence ATGAACGCGCGCCTTACATACCCAGCTGTTCCTGGCTCGCAGCTCCAAGCGGCGCCGCTTTGGCCAAGAGTTCTCTTGGTCGAAGACGTTGCGATTAGCCAGGTGTTGGCCGCCGAAACCCTCAAGGCGTTGGCGTGCGCGGTGGTTATCGTCGGCGACGGCGAGGCTGCGGTCGAGCGCGTGGCTCGGGAAAAATTCGATTTGATTCTCATGGATTGTGAGCTGCCAGGCATAGACGGTCTGGAAGCGGCGCAACTGATTCGCTGTGAGTTGCTTGCCGCCGGTTCAGCAAGCCCACCCATCATCGCTTTTACAGGCAATGACGAGCATGATTATCGACAGGGGTGTTTGTTGGCGGGGATGAGTGGCTTTCTCAATAAGCCGCTGAATCTGAGCGGGCTCAGCGAGATATTGCGGCACCATCTTCCAGGCTATGACTTACCCGATTCTCTACCTACAGCGGCCTTTCCGACGCAGCAGTCACTCGACGGCGCGCCGTTGACGTCGGAGCCGGTCATCGATCGCAAGGCTCTCGATGCCATCCGTGCCTTGCAGCGGCCGGATGCGCCGAATCTTGTTGCCCAAGTTATCAATAAGTTTTTCCTTCATGCGTCTAAGTTATTACATGACCTTGAACGAGCCCTACGGGACGGCGACGCGGCGGCTGTGAGAGACGCGGCACACGGCCTAAAGTCAAGCGCTGCCACAGTTGGTGCCATCGCCCTAGCGGCGCAGTCCCGGCGAATGGAGGCTGTGGCGCGACAGAACGATTTCGTGGCCGCAGGGCAATCTTTGGCTCAGCTGCTGATCGAGCACGACAAAGCCTTCAAAGCGTTAAACCGGGAATCCAACGAGCTTGAACGATGA
- a CDS encoding response regulator, whose product MSKPSKEENQPLVLIADDDPAMCLLMTESLERAGFRTVEAHDGNEALAAFQRQQPDVVVLDVKMPQQDGFAACAAIRQKPRGEHVPILMVTGLDDIDSINRAFQVGATDFVSKPINWTVLSHHVRYLYRAGRAMIELRQSQTDLKHQAEQLARSNRDLEQFAYVASHDLQEPLRMVSSYAKMLAKRYDGKLDSTADDYIGFVLDGAERMRQLIQDLLKYSRAGTSPAPLGPVNVATALSQTLEDLDVAIQSSRATVTHDELPIVMANETQMKQLLQNSIGNAIKFHGDKAPQIHVSAERKGCEWRFAVRDNGIGVPAEFAERIFVMFQRLHSRETYPGTGIGLSICKKIVDHMNGRIWVEPNPEGGSSFFFTIPA is encoded by the coding sequence ATGAGTAAGCCGTCGAAGGAGGAAAACCAGCCGCTGGTGCTCATCGCCGACGACGATCCGGCAATGTGCCTGCTGATGACCGAATCGTTGGAACGGGCCGGTTTTCGCACCGTCGAGGCGCACGACGGCAATGAGGCGTTGGCCGCGTTTCAGCGCCAGCAACCCGACGTGGTTGTCCTCGACGTCAAAATGCCGCAGCAGGACGGCTTTGCCGCCTGTGCCGCAATTCGCCAAAAACCTCGCGGCGAACATGTCCCGATCTTGATGGTTACCGGGCTGGACGATATCGATTCGATCAACCGCGCTTTCCAAGTGGGCGCCACCGACTTTGTTTCCAAGCCGATTAACTGGACGGTCCTGAGTCATCATGTGCGTTATCTTTACCGCGCCGGACGCGCCATGATCGAGCTGCGTCAAAGCCAAACCGATCTCAAACATCAAGCTGAACAGTTGGCACGCTCCAATCGCGATTTAGAACAGTTTGCATACGTGGCCTCGCACGATCTCCAAGAGCCGCTGCGCATGGTGTCGAGCTACGCAAAGATGCTGGCGAAACGCTACGACGGCAAGCTGGATAGCACCGCCGATGACTATATTGGCTTTGTTCTCGATGGCGCCGAGCGCATGCGCCAACTGATCCAGGATCTGTTGAAGTACAGCCGGGCCGGCACGAGCCCAGCGCCGCTGGGCCCGGTCAATGTGGCGACGGCGTTGAGCCAGACCTTGGAGGATCTCGACGTCGCTATTCAGAGCAGTCGCGCCACGGTCACTCACGACGAGCTGCCCATCGTGATGGCCAACGAAACCCAGATGAAACAGCTCCTGCAAAACTCGATCGGCAATGCCATAAAGTTTCACGGCGACAAGGCGCCGCAAATACACGTGTCAGCGGAACGCAAAGGATGCGAATGGCGATTTGCCGTGCGCGACAACGGTATCGGCGTCCCCGCCGAGTTTGCCGAGCGCATATTCGTCATGTTCCAACGCCTACATTCACGCGAGACCTACCCCGGCACCGGCATCGGGCTCTCGATCTGCAAGAAGATCGTCGATCACATGAACGGACGCATATGGGTGGAGCCCAACCCGGAGGGCGGCAGCTCGTTCTTTTTTACCATTCCGGCGTAA
- a CDS encoding p-hydroxycinnamoyl CoA hydratase/lyase — protein MAEDLQTLLVTKESGITTITFNRPEKRNAMSPQLHREMYQVLTELRYDKETRVVIITGAGGNFCAGQDLKQYGLEMESQPEWVKDEVRDKVRKWRTELLRNLPQPVIAKIMGWCLGGALTVTVGCDVAIASDDAKFCLPEVNFGHFPAGETTPILSNYLQAKHGLYYALSGKMMSAQEAERIGLVSKVVPSAELDKEVDEFAKVLAEKSPRALKAVKEAWYLSRNASLDIGFTLSNFISERIVREQGGRPGLEQFVQKKLRPVSGTMKLEEE, from the coding sequence ATGGCCGAAGATCTACAAACCCTCTTAGTTACCAAGGAAAGCGGCATTACTACCATCACGTTCAACCGCCCGGAAAAACGCAACGCCATGAGCCCGCAGCTACACCGCGAGATGTACCAGGTGCTAACCGAGCTGCGCTACGACAAAGAGACCCGCGTCGTCATCATCACCGGCGCCGGCGGCAACTTCTGCGCCGGCCAAGACTTGAAGCAATACGGCCTGGAGATGGAGTCCCAGCCCGAGTGGGTGAAAGATGAAGTCCGCGACAAGGTGCGCAAATGGCGCACAGAGCTATTGCGAAATCTGCCCCAGCCGGTGATCGCCAAGATCATGGGCTGGTGCCTCGGCGGAGCGCTCACCGTCACGGTCGGCTGCGACGTTGCGATCGCCTCCGACGACGCCAAGTTCTGTCTTCCCGAAGTCAACTTCGGCCATTTCCCCGCCGGCGAAACCACGCCGATTTTGTCCAACTACCTTCAGGCAAAGCACGGGCTCTACTACGCGCTCTCCGGCAAGATGATGTCGGCTCAAGAAGCCGAACGTATCGGCTTGGTTTCCAAGGTGGTGCCGAGCGCCGAACTGGACAAAGAAGTCGACGAATTCGCCAAAGTCCTTGCCGAAAAAAGCCCGCGGGCATTGAAAGCCGTCAAAGAGGCTTGGTATCTCAGCCGCAACGCCTCCCTCGATATCGGTTTTACGCTTTCTAATTTCATTTCCGAGCGCATCGTCCGAGAGCAAGGCGGCCGGCCGGGCTTGGAACAGTTCGTCCAGAAAAAGCTGCGCCCGGTTTCCGGCACGATGAAATTGGAAGAAGAGTGA
- a CDS encoding phosphate/phosphite/phosphonate ABC transporter substrate-binding protein: MRKLAINWIVFAVMILTLGAGRVAAQETPFLLGVLPNVSARVILANYQPVRSYFERELKRSVEIVTAADLRAFGEATLRGDYHMIVTAANLGRVAQLDGKWEPIAIYEPAIPALLIAGSDNSNSSVEQLRGKTLAVANPQSLVVLRGLQWLREQGLQDGRDFKMLRANNDDSLGSMIRSGEAPMAMMSLGEFRQIGEDIRKSLKVVTEIAKVPGFLVMLNPKLDSAEKRRIQTLVLKLPQDSEGKKFFALSGFANIREVTRAELESLDPFVAATRAGLAPAPK, translated from the coding sequence ATGAGGAAGCTCGCGATCAATTGGATTGTGTTCGCCGTCATGATCCTAACGCTGGGCGCGGGCCGAGTGGCGGCGCAGGAAACGCCGTTTCTTTTGGGGGTGCTCCCCAACGTCAGCGCCCGGGTGATTCTCGCAAACTACCAACCGGTGCGCAGCTATTTCGAGCGCGAGTTGAAGCGCAGCGTCGAGATTGTCACTGCCGCCGATCTGCGCGCTTTCGGCGAAGCGACGCTGCGCGGCGATTATCACATGATTGTCACCGCCGCCAATCTCGGTCGAGTCGCTCAGTTGGACGGGAAGTGGGAACCCATCGCGATTTACGAACCAGCCATCCCAGCATTGCTGATTGCCGGCAGCGACAACAGCAACTCTTCAGTGGAGCAATTGCGTGGCAAAACCTTGGCCGTGGCCAATCCGCAGTCGCTGGTGGTTTTACGCGGCCTGCAATGGCTGCGCGAACAGGGCTTGCAGGATGGGCGCGATTTCAAGATGCTGCGCGCCAACAACGATGACAGTTTAGGTTCGATGATCCGTTCAGGAGAGGCGCCGATGGCGATGATGAGCCTGGGCGAATTTCGCCAAATCGGCGAAGACATCCGCAAGTCGCTCAAGGTCGTTACCGAGATCGCCAAAGTGCCGGGCTTTCTCGTGATGCTCAATCCGAAGCTCGACAGCGCCGAAAAACGCCGGATTCAAACCCTGGTGCTCAAGCTGCCGCAGGACAGTGAGGGCAAGAAATTTTTTGCGCTTTCGGGATTCGCCAACATTCGTGAAGTGACCCGCGCGGAATTGGAGTCCCTCGATCCGTTCGTCGCGGCGACGCGCGCCGGTTTGGCGCCAGCCCCAAAATAG
- a CDS encoding methyltransferase domain-containing protein gives MTQSLPLEERLTQLLTHLGIERAHWAACMPRDWQGLVAKQPESIASLTLLCPMGINVGLLSSESLPVLCISGDKGRSAQETQRAAKDVPQAKIVTLRDYFSPSWADAAKDRGEEVDRAISEFIIGLHAKLQPASLTKGSGEFAEIVYSIHGKGQPLVLMPLALSPSQWDPLIARLGDEFCTITLSGPHLGMVAHLEARAQSGYMRVIDTLIAEIGLAPGQSILEIGCGPGAIVRRLAKKTAGQNRIVGADVNRYLMREAAALAKRDGVAQWIEFQEGNAEKLPFADNSYDVAMACTVMEEGDADRMIAELTRVTKPGGRVANVVRSIDMPRWVNLQLSAALKYKVEAPGLVGGNVNAEGCADMSLYRRMHAAGLCNIAKMPQWASHHGGERLQYMQDRIAGVLSADELVEWRAAIAQAQAEGSFFMTEPFHCAVGKKAS, from the coding sequence ATGACGCAAAGCTTACCACTTGAAGAACGCCTCACGCAGTTGCTCACTCATCTTGGTATCGAGCGCGCTCATTGGGCGGCGTGCATGCCGCGCGATTGGCAAGGGTTGGTGGCGAAACAGCCGGAGTCTATCGCGTCACTGACGCTGCTCTGTCCGATGGGGATCAACGTCGGGCTGCTCTCGTCTGAGTCTTTGCCGGTTCTCTGTATTAGCGGCGACAAGGGACGCTCGGCTCAGGAGACACAGCGGGCCGCCAAGGATGTGCCGCAAGCGAAGATCGTCACACTGCGCGATTACTTCAGTCCGTCCTGGGCGGACGCAGCGAAGGACCGCGGCGAAGAAGTGGATCGGGCAATCAGCGAATTCATCATCGGCCTGCACGCGAAATTGCAACCGGCATCTCTGACCAAAGGTTCCGGTGAGTTTGCCGAGATCGTTTACAGCATTCACGGCAAAGGTCAGCCGTTGGTTCTCATGCCGCTGGCGCTGTCGCCATCGCAATGGGATCCGTTGATTGCGCGCCTGGGCGACGAGTTTTGCACTATAACGCTTAGCGGCCCGCACTTGGGCATGGTCGCCCATCTCGAAGCTCGGGCGCAGTCCGGCTACATGCGGGTGATCGATACGCTGATTGCGGAAATTGGGCTTGCGCCCGGGCAATCGATCCTTGAAATTGGCTGTGGACCGGGGGCGATCGTGCGCCGGCTCGCCAAGAAAACCGCGGGGCAGAATCGCATCGTCGGCGCCGACGTCAATCGCTACTTGATGCGCGAAGCAGCGGCTCTCGCCAAGCGCGACGGCGTGGCGCAGTGGATCGAGTTTCAAGAGGGCAACGCTGAGAAGTTGCCGTTCGCCGACAATAGTTATGACGTCGCGATGGCCTGCACCGTCATGGAAGAGGGCGACGCCGATCGCATGATCGCCGAATTGACGCGAGTTACCAAGCCGGGTGGCCGGGTTGCGAACGTCGTGCGCTCCATCGATATGCCGCGCTGGGTCAATTTACAGCTGTCGGCGGCACTGAAGTACAAAGTCGAAGCGCCGGGTCTGGTGGGCGGCAATGTCAATGCCGAAGGGTGTGCCGACATGAGTCTGTATAGACGCATGCACGCCGCCGGGCTGTGCAACATCGCTAAGATGCCGCAGTGGGCGAGTCATCACGGCGGGGAGCGTTTACAATACATGCAGGATCGCATCGCAGGTGTGTTGAGCGCGGATGAGTTAGTCGAATGGCGCGCTGCCATAGCTCAAGCTCAGGCTGAGGGCAGCTTCTTTATGACCGAGCCGTTTCACTGTGCAGTGGGCAAGAAAGCCAGCTAG